GTAGCGTCATCAACCTGAGCCAAGGCATCTTCAATGAGGTCTTCGGCAATGCCTTTCTCGGCTAGTTCCCGACGCAACGCACCGCGGGCCAGCGATTTGTACAGTGACCGACAGCGGACCCACTCCTGAGCGAATTCGGCGTCGTCAATGAGCTTGACCACCTCGAAGCGGTCCAGTACTGCCTCGGCAACATCCTCGGGAATGTTATGTTCGGCCAGCTTTTGACGGAGCTGAAAGCGACTCTTGGGAGAGTGCGTCAATTGGCGTAGCACGATGGCTCTGGCCACTGACGCCGGGTTGGCGTCAGGGTCCAGATCCTGCCCTCGACGTGCGGTATTCATGGGCGCCCTAGAAGCCGTCCACAGCCTTGAGCTTGGGAGCAGCTTCAGCCGGAGCCTCAGCGATGACGCCGACGCCCAACTTGGCCTTGATCAACCGCTCCAGCTCATCGGTCAGCTCGGGGTTGTCCTTGAGGAAGCGGCGAGAATTCTCCATGCCCTGGCCCAGCTGATCGCCTTCATAGGTGTACCAGGATCCGGATTTGCGGACAATGCCGTGCTCCACACCCATGTCGATGATGCCGCCTTCACGCGAAATGCCCACACCATAAATGATGTCGAACTCTGCGATCTTGAAGGGCGGGGCCATCTTGTTCTTGACAACCTTAACCTTGGTCCGGTTACCGACTGCATCCGCGCCTTCCTTCAAGGTCTGGATTCGGCGGATGTCCAAGCGGACGGACGCGTAGAACTTCAGGGCCTTTCCACCCGTGGTGGTTTCCGGACTGCCGAAGAACACACCGATCTTTTCACGCAACTGGTTGATGAAAATGGCGGTGGTCTTGGTCTGGCTCAGGCGTCCGGTGATCTTACGCAGAGCCTGGCTCATGAGCCTGGCCTGGAGACCAACGTGACTGTCACCCATGTCACCTTCAATTTCCGCGCGCGGCACCAGCGCGGCGACGGAGTCAATGACAATGACATCCAGCGATCCGGAACCAATGAGCATATCCATGATCTCCAGGGCCTGCTCACCGGTATCCGGCTGGGAAACGAGCAGCGCATCGGTGTCAACACCGAGCTTTGCTGCGTACTCCGGGTCAAGAGCGTGCTCAGCATCGATGAAGGCTGCGAGCCCGCCAAGCTTCTGGGCACTGGCCACGGCGTGCAGAGCCAGTGTTGTCTTACCTGATGATTCAGGCCCATAGATTTCAACGACACGCCCGCGGGGCAGGCCGCCTATGCCCAGAGCCACGTCCAAGGCGATGGATCCGGTAGGGATCACTTCAATGGGTGCCCGAACATCATCACCCAAGCGCATGACTGAGCCCTTGCCAAATTGCTTGTCAATTTGGGCCAATGCTGCTGCCAGCGCTTTGTCACGGTCTGCGGGAGCGGCCATGATTCACCTCGGTCTTTCCTTTGCGCCGTTTCCGGCCCCATGAAGTGCGCGATGGGCGCGATCCACGGTCTGTGGTTAATGCGGTCAGTGCTTACTGAAATGCTGTACTGAAGTGCCCCAGCACTTTGTCTTGGTCACCGGTTTCCCAGCTTCTTGCGAGCTAAAGCGAACCCGCTGGTTCGTCTTCGTAGCTAAAACGCTAGTTCAAGGGTCTGACATTGTCTGCCACCGCCGAGGCGTTAGACCCTAAATTGTGGAGAACTTTTCATTCCTCCACAGCTCGGCACTCAAGCCAGTATAGGGAATGTCGAATAAGTATTCGAACATTTCACGGCGTGTCGTCGAAGTTAGAACAGCCGATTCGAAGGCTACAGCTCAGATGCGTGGCTAGTTCTTGGGCTCAATGTCCCGTCCGAGCCACCGGGATGGCGGCACATCTTGGACCTTGCACACCTCGTGCCAGATCTCCTTGGGGTCGAAACCGGCACGCAAGGCATCGCTCGCAGTGTTTCCACCCACTCCGGCCAAGACCAGATCCCGGGCTAGAACCCGTGAATAGGAGGGGCTGAATTCGTCATCCATCAATCGCCAAAATTCGCTAACTCTCACTCAGCTATTCTCGCATGAGATCATCACTGAGCTGGCCTCGGAGCAGGCTAAAGATGGCACGAGCAGCAGATGGCACATGACGCCGGCAAGAGCAGCCGGCCCAGGAAGTCACCCTTAGAATTGATGCATGACAAGTCCTGCCGCGCACGGCACTTCAACGAGCAGCACCACGGCTGCCGGCATTGAGCTACTCGAGTGCCACTTGAGCCTTCTGTGGCGCCGGGCCCGAGCAATCAACTACCAACTCACCAGTAATGTGCATCCGGATTTAGAGCCGGCCGCTTACGGACTGCTGAATATCCTGATGCACCAAGGCGGCATGCGCTTGACGGATCTTGCTCGTCGCGTTGGCGTTGGCAAGCCAACGGTCAGCCGT
The Arthrobacter alpinus genome window above contains:
- a CDS encoding regulatory protein RecX, producing the protein MNTARRGQDLDPDANPASVARAIVLRQLTHSPKSRFQLRQKLAEHNIPEDVAEAVLDRFEVVKLIDDAEFAQEWVRCRSLYKSLARGALRRELAEKGIAEDLIEDALAQVDDATERDQARDLVLRKVRPSMNLGDRSERDKYTRRWIAMLARKGFNPSLAFGIVGDVIDESLMED
- the recA gene encoding recombinase RecA, whose translation is MAAPADRDKALAAALAQIDKQFGKGSVMRLGDDVRAPIEVIPTGSIALDVALGIGGLPRGRVVEIYGPESSGKTTLALHAVASAQKLGGLAAFIDAEHALDPEYAAKLGVDTDALLVSQPDTGEQALEIMDMLIGSGSLDVIVIDSVAALVPRAEIEGDMGDSHVGLQARLMSQALRKITGRLSQTKTTAIFINQLREKIGVFFGSPETTTGGKALKFYASVRLDIRRIQTLKEGADAVGNRTKVKVVKNKMAPPFKIAEFDIIYGVGISREGGIIDMGVEHGIVRKSGSWYTYEGDQLGQGMENSRRFLKDNPELTDELERLIKAKLGVGVIAEAPAEAAPKLKAVDGF
- a CDS encoding DUF3046 domain-containing protein; the encoded protein is MRVSEFWRLMDDEFSPSYSRVLARDLVLAGVGGNTASDALRAGFDPKEIWHEVCKVQDVPPSRWLGRDIEPKN
- a CDS encoding MarR family winged helix-turn-helix transcriptional regulator → MTSPAAHGTSTSSTTAAGIELLECHLSLLWRRARAINYQLTSNVHPDLEPAAYGLLNILMHQGGMRLTDLARRVGVGKPTVSRQIAVLLSLGLVAKEEHPKDGRAQVIDLTPAGLAKLNSINSGRQRAFHERLAGWDETELADLARLLAKLNTDLGR